Proteins co-encoded in one Gammaproteobacteria bacterium genomic window:
- a CDS encoding GNAT family N-acetyltransferase: MSIFLETERLIINTPVLEDFENLFALQSDAEVMQYIGQGVRTRIEVMTGLEKAIAHQEKHGFSLGCVFEKVSGKFVGRAGLIFLAFNEGQPDIEVGYALTKAAWRQGYATELAKSLIDWGFHHLSVEKLVAVINPENDRSRTVLEKVNMKYVGRAHYGNNEVALYDIFKPAIVYSKIKLIPATLEDYPVIQNLGRFYVYDMSEYIGNEKGWEIPEDGLYECINFKKYWESENNFPFVVRYENEIVGFAIVDKKGSSPEIDFNMAQFFILRKFTHKGIGKYVAQECFKKFPGVWEVMVIPGNEGAYRFWRATIKNYTHNNFSEYTCDIAHFNNSRKNIFKFDSRIAL, translated from the coding sequence ATGAGCATTTTTTTAGAAACAGAAAGATTAATAATCAATACCCCAGTGTTAGAAGATTTTGAGAATTTATTTGCGTTGCAATCTGATGCTGAGGTGATGCAATACATTGGTCAAGGCGTTCGTACGCGCATCGAAGTAATGACGGGTTTAGAGAAAGCTATTGCACATCAGGAAAAACATGGATTTAGCCTTGGTTGTGTATTTGAAAAAGTAAGTGGAAAATTTGTTGGTCGCGCAGGTTTAATTTTTCTTGCCTTTAATGAGGGTCAACCTGACATTGAAGTTGGTTATGCACTGACCAAAGCTGCTTGGAGGCAGGGCTATGCTACTGAGCTTGCAAAATCTCTTATTGACTGGGGATTTCATCATCTATCTGTTGAAAAACTTGTTGCTGTAATTAATCCTGAGAATGATCGATCACGAACGGTATTAGAAAAAGTTAACATGAAATACGTAGGGCGCGCTCATTATGGGAATAATGAAGTAGCACTCTACGATATTTTTAAGCCCGCAATTGTTTACAGTAAAATTAAACTTATTCCAGCCACTTTAGAAGATTATCCCGTTATTCAAAACCTTGGGCGTTTTTACGTCTATGACATGAGCGAATATATTGGAAATGAAAAAGGCTGGGAGATTCCAGAAGATGGTTTATATGAGTGCATTAATTTTAAAAAATATTGGGAGAGTGAAAATAACTTCCCATTTGTCGTGCGATATGAAAATGAAATAGTTGGCTTTGCCATTGTCGATAAAAAAGGCAGTAGTCCTGAAATTGATTTTAATATGGCACAATTTTTCATTTTGCGAAAATTTACCCATAAAGGCATTGGAAAATATGTGGCTCAGGAATGTTTTAAAAAATTTCCAGGTGTTTGGGAGGTAATGGTCATCCCCGGTAATGAAGGCGCATATCGTTTTTGGCGGGCAACCATCAAAAATTATACCCATAATAATTTTAGTGAATATACTTGTGATATTGCGCATTTTAATAATAGTCGTAAAAATATTTTCAAGTTTGATAGCCGGATAGCATTATGA
- a CDS encoding GNAT family N-acetyltransferase, producing the protein MSNILIREPRIEDKAAFISAMQLSQALHHPWVEAPTTAEEFDQYLQHYQQSNQKSFLVFNASESIVGVFNVNEIIRALFQNAYLGFYGVADFSGEGYMSAGLKLVVTKVFNELGLHRIEANIQPANSKSIQLVKNNGFRYEGFSPRYLKIDNEWRGHEHWAMTYEDFIRNDADVLRKDHVEIVAYDSKWPMEADLEISQLREVLPLAKVIDIQHIGSTAIPGMAAKPILDIQIAVASLEEMKIIAIPALQKLGYEYWYENPDPERLFFVKGMPPFGEKRTHHVHIVEPTSKHWRGKINFRDYLIACPEIAKEYQALKTQLAKQYTCDREEYTNAKGEFVNRILKLAEENSDR; encoded by the coding sequence ATGAGCAATATATTGATTCGGGAACCACGAATTGAAGATAAGGCCGCTTTTATTTCAGCCATGCAACTCAGCCAAGCGTTGCATCATCCTTGGGTAGAAGCACCCACTACGGCTGAAGAATTTGATCAATATTTGCAGCATTATCAGCAATCTAATCAAAAAAGTTTCCTTGTATTCAATGCTTCAGAAAGTATAGTGGGCGTTTTTAATGTCAACGAAATTATTCGGGCATTATTTCAAAATGCTTATTTAGGATTTTATGGGGTTGCTGATTTTTCGGGTGAGGGCTACATGAGTGCGGGGTTGAAATTAGTGGTGACAAAAGTATTTAATGAGTTAGGGCTGCACCGAATTGAAGCAAACATACAGCCTGCTAATAGTAAATCAATACAGTTGGTCAAAAATAATGGTTTTCGTTATGAAGGGTTTTCACCACGTTACCTGAAGATTGACAATGAATGGCGTGGCCATGAACATTGGGCAATGACTTACGAAGATTTTATAAGAAATGATGCTGATGTCTTGAGAAAAGATCATGTTGAAATTGTGGCCTATGATTCAAAATGGCCCATGGAAGCTGATCTTGAAATTAGTCAATTACGAGAAGTATTACCTCTCGCTAAAGTAATTGATATTCAGCATATAGGCAGCACAGCTATACCAGGGATGGCAGCAAAGCCGATACTCGATATTCAAATTGCTGTTGCTTCATTAGAGGAAATGAAAATAATTGCTATTCCTGCATTGCAAAAATTGGGTTATGAATATTGGTATGAGAATCCTGACCCAGAACGACTGTTTTTTGTAAAAGGCATGCCACCTTTTGGTGAAAAACGCACTCACCATGTACATATTGTTGAGCCTACCTCAAAGCACTGGCGCGGGAAAATTAATTTTAGAGATTATTTAATTGCTTGTCCTGAGATTGCAAAAGAATATCAAGCATTGAAAACACAGCTGGCTAAGCAATATACTTGTGATCGTGAAGAATATACCAATGCTAAAGGTGAGTTCGTTAATAGAATTTTAAAGTTGGCAGAAGAAAATAGTGATCGTTGA
- a CDS encoding DEAD/DEAH box helicase family protein translates to MQDNTGELNPSSSVNDKASSPPHQESPKPVAGTKHKNDESDEQESNKTPRLGPNSIPREKIEAPFLRKTTPVKKTLMPLNTSFQATTNKFLAQKRQQMIEQKTAQGLNNNNNNNSIIFNPPNSIPASIQTEINLSEIDVLKNAHLSLSRFLAEIERNQNTFEPKPGKKVEIRDYQLSRLKKFCESNPENPKLFDMPTGTGKTVVIATLVRGMLPPVAPKKSVRILIVVSRKALVKQTKDQLKEKAPHLKEKEVTAFSPTNESWKTANVVIITYQSLFKRVQMFFPEDKKQRRFDIMFGDELHNALSEKWVAKIDYILLRAPIVGFTATADYDNDQKSGKSSVYDLLHFSEERPNPIPKMTILEAIDCKAVVPVRTGILYIDTNSRENTTVSGGDVQERFVNKTVFNLAAVKTYCTEVDPKNRMPLFGKNIMVFSAGIKHSNKLADLFNQYIKLKEHPTLRAVRATFLKNMRKAHALRQVKYDTHKSKKTKINLKREFYNIEFDEMLDLLETRDYDAKYENLYNQYRYEVACSINSKSPSAKLAIKKFKAGGILVAVGTKMLTEGLDAKVVARLNWSYTGSLVNAQQQLGRFVRLSIENDVVMPKIGYNIDAKLSNIRGQVLAPQCLNGNYSYGSFEELDNIFSRELDHSLELRASVERLSQIDAFSTVNYGPVSWEPPSNNTLTTTIVPTYSSSNINPQTLRHARNKHIDTLSKQLENSMLGLDNKMKATMSFILNNNVTFSEKTISTTQKQNTRRKTVRPTVTQPESHISSSRDQDENWMDQEQLSVLQRLVRHSNKLMAYFDEIFDELLMENSDSDEDYEEDIAGIEGEEENRAEDEAANDTRRNRPEKRAVPRLSAQNASLKRIIGNIRRLKKNLKELAGDSHNAPQTSHSDDNNNDDISVNANFEFISERYEKALELCGDMQMLFKDEQLAVAINLRRMRNQNNTSNLRETSTDENNNNSNPKDTNTDLNNNNNSNTLQIPPEAVSMQSPSTFHIPNNIGPLIAKLCAVATNIYYGETAITLVFRDDVAKIEAIKVTVPNTNFMWARNHIFFEKSFFTGWLQSLGIEEEVTIRIQPLSNYAYTHKTNFLQIFRQACVNVCLYKHNTLPDIYQGFSSITKFGKSYIFTFEPETANTNIAEWVEGEILPGKLKTALPYTTTYKILSDSPHFIVKENPKNSSQLKKLIKYMEPTALFLLLSESISVEEINNLKVDPTLKTLLIKLRMLDSDISPSVTNAQNSDLDIREMRTNENNNNRTHTQPPIAQANSTSNPTLFSALCAQATNIYSQEKIITLFFTDNIAVRMPATKVPGTNFMWAGNYVFISKELFTKGIANDTFKEKVIQRIQPFSEYKHKAHLPKAYLQAIVNFCLHERGVPADKYQGFSSITEFGKYFILTFETENANTNIAKWVEAGILPSKTKIATPGLTSVPTQDESPHFTIFKKSQPEHSEQLKTLISSLKPTPFFTLVPANISAQDINSLSVSQSLKALLIKLSTSDAKISPSASNDYIFPPGVKYETVSVAILAPNQKYLMLEANQFVNNETITFFGNKGVTCNKYYIIPLINLNSELNMDMPALKAAINRGQFPETNPSIIFDLICQFEKNDRSTSTVRTQFLAFRNTTNYRLSSSIMHNLHAAQNDNKELNFFEGLTRPQKFAFWAITVATEIGMRLDIATLFSSFPGLESCFEHNQHYILKFTPNLILQNWLTFPILSNGTFFQNYWIGEPTDDFRIFAKYAANNALCTKNSALHLEELFTIDQKLTAAGVNNQLKKYIQLQITAILNSNQVDSIINQSTYVQPQTSNSGSAPMQSANLVDNSNNNNNNVSQQIYKKALKAKHHISTGKVFYQGSNLEERVLNFLIEEIDKIYLGDKNVYFLLRQTLTKYIRKGATFLNFSADTFPLILCDGKYGIITRTFFDETVKPYMEAKKISKDIRQIIDYPPHKRNPMLMHHMQALTDFCLSKVQIAASTCMGLKETYEYGDYYILCFNDKEGAKNIQLWIKNGVFYGNNSSPELIDTRKKDSRTSLNYFIFKKQNFLISPIPPIIDIMDHIKNTISFKSLMQSDSRNLPSVVVQLLRELMPQRPDESRQPLAAPTLVSETNNDTDKTKVIEWFKKLPTQTNFFHGKNNQTHSANFSNNNNNHTPMDDDAIMRELDLI, encoded by the coding sequence ATGCAAGATAACACCGGTGAGTTAAACCCGTCCTCTTCAGTAAATGATAAAGCTTCTTCGCCCCCTCATCAAGAAAGCCCTAAGCCGGTGGCGGGCACCAAACACAAAAACGATGAGTCTGATGAGCAAGAAAGTAATAAAACGCCACGCTTAGGTCCAAATTCTATCCCGCGGGAAAAAATCGAAGCCCCCTTCTTACGCAAAACAACTCCTGTTAAGAAGACCTTAATGCCTTTAAACACTTCTTTTCAAGCAACCACGAATAAATTTTTAGCGCAAAAACGTCAACAGATGATTGAACAAAAAACCGCGCAGGGATTAAACAACAACAACAACAATAACTCCATAATTTTCAACCCACCGAACTCTATTCCTGCTTCAATACAGACCGAAATTAACCTATCTGAAATAGATGTCTTAAAGAATGCACACCTATCTTTATCCCGCTTTCTAGCTGAGATTGAGCGTAATCAAAATACTTTTGAGCCAAAGCCGGGAAAGAAAGTAGAGATTAGAGACTATCAATTATCGCGCTTAAAAAAATTCTGCGAATCAAACCCAGAAAACCCCAAATTATTTGATATGCCCACTGGCACAGGAAAAACAGTTGTGATTGCAACGCTAGTAAGGGGCATGCTGCCTCCCGTAGCTCCCAAAAAATCTGTGCGGATATTAATTGTTGTTTCGCGCAAAGCATTAGTGAAACAGACTAAAGATCAACTCAAAGAAAAGGCGCCTCACCTCAAAGAGAAGGAAGTAACAGCCTTTTCCCCCACCAATGAAAGTTGGAAAACAGCGAATGTGGTTATAATTACTTACCAGTCTTTATTTAAACGGGTTCAAATGTTTTTTCCTGAAGATAAAAAGCAGCGTCGTTTTGATATCATGTTCGGTGATGAACTACACAATGCATTATCAGAAAAATGGGTAGCAAAAATAGACTATATACTTTTGCGGGCTCCAATTGTTGGGTTTACAGCAACAGCTGACTACGATAATGACCAAAAAAGTGGCAAAAGCAGCGTCTATGATTTGCTGCACTTTTCTGAGGAGCGCCCCAATCCAATTCCAAAGATGACTATATTAGAGGCGATTGATTGTAAAGCCGTTGTACCGGTGCGAACGGGAATCTTGTATATCGATACGAATTCCCGCGAAAATACCACAGTGAGTGGTGGAGATGTTCAGGAGCGTTTTGTAAATAAAACTGTATTTAATTTAGCAGCGGTTAAGACGTATTGCACGGAAGTAGATCCAAAAAATCGTATGCCTCTTTTTGGTAAGAATATAATGGTATTTTCTGCTGGGATTAAACATAGCAATAAGTTAGCGGATTTATTTAATCAGTATATCAAGCTCAAAGAGCACCCAACTTTACGGGCGGTGAGGGCCACCTTTTTAAAGAACATGCGCAAAGCACATGCCCTGCGCCAAGTTAAATATGACACGCATAAGAGTAAAAAAACTAAAATTAATCTTAAACGTGAATTCTATAACATAGAATTTGATGAAATGTTGGACCTTCTTGAAACGCGCGACTATGATGCGAAATATGAGAACCTATATAATCAGTATCGTTATGAAGTAGCTTGCTCAATCAATTCCAAATCCCCCTCTGCGAAACTTGCGATTAAAAAATTTAAAGCTGGCGGAATATTAGTCGCAGTAGGCACTAAGATGTTAACAGAAGGACTAGATGCTAAGGTAGTCGCCAGATTAAACTGGTCGTACACGGGTTCATTAGTAAACGCTCAACAACAGCTAGGACGTTTTGTGCGTCTTTCTATCGAAAATGATGTTGTGATGCCTAAAATTGGGTACAACATCGATGCAAAGCTCAGCAATATTCGCGGGCAAGTCTTAGCGCCACAGTGTTTGAATGGCAACTATTCTTATGGATCATTTGAAGAGCTGGATAACATTTTTAGCCGAGAGTTAGATCATTCCCTAGAACTGCGAGCAAGTGTAGAGAGACTGAGTCAAATAGATGCATTTTCCACAGTAAATTATGGACCAGTATCTTGGGAGCCACCATCCAATAATACTCTAACGACAACCATCGTCCCCACCTATTCTTCATCGAACATAAACCCACAAACGTTACGTCACGCACGAAACAAACATATTGACACTTTATCAAAGCAGTTAGAAAACTCTATGTTGGGCCTAGATAACAAAATGAAGGCAACCATGTCATTCATTTTGAATAATAATGTAACATTTAGTGAAAAGACAATTTCTACTACTCAAAAACAAAATACACGGCGAAAGACTGTTCGCCCAACAGTGACTCAACCAGAGTCTCATATTTCCTCTTCTCGAGATCAAGATGAGAATTGGATGGACCAAGAGCAGTTGAGTGTGCTTCAGCGCTTAGTTCGGCATTCGAATAAATTAATGGCATATTTTGACGAGATTTTTGATGAATTGCTGATGGAAAATAGTGATTCTGATGAAGATTATGAAGAGGATATAGCAGGTATAGAAGGAGAAGAGGAGAACCGAGCAGAAGATGAAGCGGCCAATGACACACGACGCAACCGGCCTGAAAAACGTGCTGTGCCACGATTAAGTGCTCAGAATGCAAGTTTAAAACGCATCATTGGAAATATTCGCAGACTGAAAAAAAATCTTAAAGAACTCGCGGGAGACTCACACAATGCTCCTCAAACATCCCACAGTGATGACAATAATAACGACGATATTAGTGTGAATGCAAATTTTGAATTCATTAGTGAGCGTTATGAAAAGGCACTTGAGCTCTGTGGGGACATGCAGATGCTCTTTAAGGATGAACAACTAGCTGTCGCTATTAATTTGCGCCGGATGCGCAACCAAAACAACACTTCAAACCTCAGAGAAACAAGTACAGATGAAAACAATAATAACTCAAATCCTAAAGATACAAACACAGATCTAAACAATAATAATAACAGCAATACCCTTCAAATACCTCCGGAAGCTGTGTCTATGCAGTCTCCATCTACATTCCACATCCCGAATAATATTGGACCTCTAATTGCCAAATTATGTGCAGTGGCCACAAATATTTATTATGGAGAAACTGCAATAACGTTAGTTTTTCGTGACGATGTTGCAAAGATCGAAGCAATAAAGGTTACGGTTCCAAACACTAATTTTATGTGGGCGAGGAACCACATATTCTTTGAAAAATCATTTTTTACTGGATGGTTACAAAGCCTGGGAATTGAAGAGGAAGTGACAATAAGAATTCAACCATTGTCGAACTACGCATACACGCATAAGACTAATTTTCTTCAGATTTTTCGGCAAGCGTGTGTTAATGTGTGTTTATATAAACATAATACCCTCCCCGATATCTATCAAGGATTTTCAAGCATCACCAAGTTTGGGAAATCCTATATATTTACTTTTGAACCCGAGACCGCAAACACTAATATTGCTGAATGGGTAGAAGGTGAAATTCTACCAGGAAAATTAAAAACCGCCCTACCTTACACAACGACTTATAAGATACTAAGTGACAGCCCCCATTTTATTGTTAAGGAAAATCCCAAAAATAGTAGTCAGCTAAAGAAACTTATTAAATATATGGAACCTACTGCTCTTTTTTTACTTTTGTCAGAGAGTATCAGCGTAGAAGAAATTAATAATTTAAAGGTCGACCCAACATTAAAAACGTTGTTAATTAAATTGAGAATGCTGGACTCGGACATTAGCCCTTCAGTAACGAATGCACAAAATAGCGACTTAGATATCAGGGAAATGCGCACTAATGAAAACAATAATAATAGAACCCATACTCAACCGCCTATAGCTCAAGCCAATAGTACTTCTAATCCCACTTTGTTTAGCGCATTATGTGCTCAGGCCACAAATATTTATTCTCAAGAAAAGATTATAACGCTGTTTTTTACTGACAATATTGCAGTGCGGATGCCAGCAACAAAGGTTCCAGGCACTAATTTCATGTGGGCAGGGAACTATGTATTCATCAGCAAAGAATTATTTACGAAGGGGATAGCAAACGACACATTTAAAGAGAAAGTAATACAGAGAATTCAACCATTCTCCGAATACAAGCATAAGGCTCATCTTCCTAAGGCCTATTTGCAAGCGATAGTTAATTTTTGTTTACATGAACGTGGTGTGCCGGCTGATAAGTATCAAGGATTTTCAAGCATCACTGAGTTTGGCAAATATTTTATACTAACTTTTGAAACCGAGAACGCAAACACTAACATAGCTAAATGGGTAGAAGCTGGAATTCTACCAAGCAAAACGAAAATCGCTACACCTGGCCTAACGTCCGTTCCGACACAAGATGAGAGCCCCCATTTTACTATCTTTAAAAAGTCTCAGCCTGAACACAGTGAACAACTAAAGACACTTATTAGCTCTCTTAAACCAACTCCGTTTTTTACACTTGTGCCAGCTAATATCAGCGCACAAGATATTAATAGTCTATCAGTCTCCCAGTCATTAAAAGCGCTGTTAATTAAATTGAGCACGTCAGATGCGAAGATTAGCCCCTCAGCATCGAATGATTACATTTTCCCTCCTGGGGTGAAATATGAAACTGTGAGTGTCGCCATCCTCGCACCCAATCAAAAGTATCTGATGTTAGAAGCTAATCAGTTCGTGAATAACGAAACCATCACATTTTTCGGTAATAAGGGCGTTACATGTAACAAATATTATATTATCCCATTGATTAATTTAAACAGTGAACTAAATATGGATATGCCGGCACTTAAAGCTGCAATAAACCGTGGGCAATTTCCTGAAACCAATCCAAGCATAATATTTGATTTAATATGTCAATTTGAAAAAAATGACAGATCGACATCAACCGTGCGCACCCAATTTTTAGCGTTTAGAAATACGACTAATTACAGACTATCCTCCTCTATTATGCATAATCTGCACGCGGCTCAGAATGACAATAAAGAACTGAATTTTTTTGAAGGTTTAACGCGCCCCCAAAAATTCGCTTTTTGGGCTATTACAGTTGCTACAGAAATCGGCATGCGCCTAGATATAGCAACATTATTTTCTAGTTTTCCGGGTCTTGAATCATGTTTTGAGCATAATCAGCATTACATTCTAAAGTTTACACCAAACCTAATTCTTCAAAACTGGCTTACCTTTCCAATTTTGTCAAACGGGACATTTTTTCAAAATTATTGGATAGGGGAGCCCACGGATGACTTTCGAATCTTTGCAAAATACGCTGCTAACAATGCTCTTTGCACAAAAAATAGCGCACTTCACCTAGAAGAATTATTTACGATTGATCAAAAATTAACAGCAGCAGGCGTTAATAACCAGCTAAAAAAATATATACAGTTGCAAATTACAGCCATACTTAATTCGAATCAAGTTGATAGTATAATAAATCAATCTACATACGTTCAACCGCAGACTTCTAATTCGGGATCTGCTCCTATGCAGTCTGCTAATTTAGTTGATAACTCCAACAATAATAATAACAATGTATCACAACAAATATATAAAAAAGCACTAAAAGCTAAACACCACATTTCAACAGGAAAAGTGTTTTATCAAGGTTCTAATCTTGAAGAAAGAGTCCTCAATTTTTTGATTGAAGAAATAGATAAGATTTATTTAGGGGACAAAAATGTATATTTCTTGTTACGTCAAACGCTTACAAAATATATACGAAAAGGCGCAACATTCCTCAATTTCTCCGCAGATACCTTCCCACTAATTTTATGTGATGGTAAGTATGGCATAATTACGCGGACCTTTTTTGATGAAACCGTCAAGCCGTATATGGAGGCTAAAAAAATCAGCAAAGATATTCGCCAGATCATTGACTATCCTCCTCACAAGAGAAACCCAATGCTTATGCATCATATGCAGGCATTAACGGATTTTTGTCTCTCAAAAGTCCAAATTGCTGCATCTACCTGTATGGGTTTAAAGGAGACTTATGAATATGGTGATTATTATATTTTGTGCTTCAATGATAAAGAGGGAGCTAAGAATATTCAGCTATGGATTAAAAATGGTGTTTTTTATGGCAACAATTCCAGCCCGGAGTTAATTGATACAAGGAAGAAAGACAGTCGTACATCTCTGAATTATTTTATTTTCAAAAAACAGAACTTTTTGATATCCCCAATTCCACCCATTATAGATATTATGGACCATATAAAAAATACTATTTCGTTTAAATCACTAATGCAGAGTGATTCCAGGAATCTCCCTTCAGTGGTAGTACAATTGCTGCGTGAGCTAATGCCGCAGCGACCTGATGAGTCGAGACAACCATTAGCCGCGCCTACATTGGTTAGCGAGACCAATAATGACACAGACAAAACCAAGGTTATAGAGTGGTTTAAGAAGCTGCCCACGCAGACAAATTTTTTTCACGGAAAAAATAATCAAACACACTCGGCCAACTTTTCGAACAATAACAATAACCATACGCCTATGGATGATGACGCAATCATGAGAGAGCTTGATCTGATTTAG
- a CDS encoding class I SAM-dependent methyltransferase: MANNPIYDSIGKNYDLTRKADPIVVDRIIKQLQVIPSGKYLDIGCGTGNYTIALHQKGLCIEGVDISQEMLGQAKSKCPKINWHQSDASALPFVDDFCNGIVCTFATHHMHDINQVFSEMFRVINHGRVVLFTATPEQMQHYWLCEYFPAMIDESAKTMAGFDELNKSLTRSGFKNIQQDIFFVPEKMQDLFLMAGKHSPEIYLDPNVREGISAFKLFAEDNELHAGLKALEQDIQSGKIKEIMQKYQSDLGDYMLVVGEKPLN; the protein is encoded by the coding sequence ATGGCGAATAACCCTATCTACGATTCAATTGGAAAAAATTATGATTTAACGCGGAAAGCAGATCCGATTGTCGTTGATCGTATTATTAAGCAGTTGCAGGTAATACCTTCAGGGAAATATCTCGATATTGGCTGTGGCACGGGGAATTATACGATTGCTTTGCATCAAAAAGGTTTATGCATAGAGGGAGTAGATATCTCACAAGAAATGTTAGGTCAAGCAAAGTCTAAATGTCCCAAAATCAACTGGCATCAAAGTGATGCAAGTGCTTTGCCCTTTGTTGATGATTTTTGCAATGGCATAGTTTGTACATTTGCAACTCACCATATGCATGATATCAATCAAGTCTTCAGTGAAATGTTTCGTGTGATCAACCATGGAAGGGTAGTGTTATTTACTGCAACGCCTGAGCAAATGCAGCATTATTGGTTATGTGAATATTTTCCTGCAATGATAGACGAAAGTGCTAAAACGATGGCTGGCTTTGATGAACTTAATAAATCATTAACGCGGAGTGGTTTCAAAAATATTCAGCAAGACATTTTTTTTGTGCCAGAGAAAATGCAGGATTTATTTCTTATGGCAGGCAAACATTCCCCTGAGATTTATTTGGATCCAAATGTAAGAGAAGGAATTTCTGCCTTCAAATTATTTGCTGAGGATAATGAGTTACACGCAGGATTAAAAGCGCTTGAGCAGGACATACAATCCGGAAAAATAAAGGAAATAATGCAAAAATACCAAAGTGATCTGGGCGATTACATGTTGGTAGTAGGGGAAAAACCGCTGAATTGA
- a CDS encoding GTP-binding protein, which translates to MQILWEKRNNKPATPKKSATLQTIRISRQEQKKRETFDGLRRVREKELISRGKKNSTFKLTLDLISMLDEVDLSDHIQHKELMEKTPISVIDSLHSNTNLLQLTLSMINVDSMASIAQGISGRKDVKLHIDLAFDKLLPQSLSRLLEPAYNIVSLNMMGTLPDEDVWQQLLVFLKNNTTLESLDLSNNELNDSHIFSLNEVLSAHPSLRRLSILENDLKASGVAALENLLQENKSIISLPGINTYKISILGNGLVGKTKIIDRFFNSAPSESVPTTSGTYQMNVEVDNNTYFLDVYDTSGSDNWNKLTADLIKNSHSYLLCFSAKAPDSLADIATVWNPLVEASAASPKKKLLVQIEGMSATEQISQAEIDAIVKQTSVIEYVKCDSEHQSSIQQLFQHAIEPYARIVHDNTEGEKEITRALSGIRHSLTRNYLASSVNGKLVSESIPEIQNNNNNNYNSKNIYPGTFLNPKNSDNGAKRMEIEKDNSTSLSPTTL; encoded by the coding sequence ATGCAGATTTTGTGGGAAAAACGAAATAACAAGCCTGCCACCCCAAAAAAAAGTGCCACTTTACAAACAATCAGAATATCTAGACAAGAGCAAAAGAAGCGAGAAACTTTTGATGGACTGAGACGGGTGCGTGAGAAAGAACTGATCAGTCGAGGGAAAAAAAATTCTACTTTCAAGTTAACTTTAGACTTGATAAGCATGCTAGATGAGGTCGATTTAAGTGATCACATACAACATAAGGAGCTTATGGAAAAAACTCCTATCTCGGTCATTGATAGCCTTCATAGTAATACAAATCTGCTCCAACTCACACTGAGTATGATAAATGTTGATAGCATGGCAAGCATTGCACAGGGTATCAGTGGAAGAAAGGATGTGAAGTTACATATAGACCTAGCTTTCGATAAATTATTACCTCAATCGCTTAGCAGACTGTTAGAGCCAGCGTACAATATTGTTTCACTTAATATGATGGGTACATTACCTGACGAGGATGTGTGGCAGCAATTGTTAGTGTTTTTAAAAAATAATACCACCCTGGAATCCCTAGACCTATCGAATAATGAATTAAATGATTCTCATATATTTTCTTTGAATGAAGTATTAAGTGCGCATCCTTCTTTACGTCGGTTAAGCATCCTTGAGAATGATTTAAAAGCCAGCGGTGTAGCTGCTCTAGAAAATTTGTTACAAGAGAATAAATCAATCATTTCGCTGCCAGGTATAAACACCTATAAGATTAGTATATTGGGAAATGGGTTAGTAGGTAAAACCAAAATTATTGATAGGTTTTTCAACTCTGCCCCTAGCGAGTCGGTGCCGACCACCTCTGGCACATATCAGATGAACGTTGAGGTTGATAACAATACCTATTTCTTAGACGTATACGACACGTCTGGAAGTGACAATTGGAACAAATTAACTGCAGATTTAATTAAAAATTCCCACAGTTATTTGCTTTGCTTTTCGGCAAAAGCCCCTGATTCGTTGGCTGATATTGCAACCGTGTGGAATCCACTGGTCGAGGCATCTGCTGCATCGCCTAAGAAAAAATTATTGGTACAAATTGAAGGAATGTCAGCTACCGAGCAAATTTCACAAGCTGAGATTGATGCTATAGTTAAACAAACTTCGGTGATTGAGTATGTTAAGTGTGATAGCGAACACCAGTCTTCTATTCAGCAACTATTTCAACATGCGATAGAACCTTATGCGCGGATTGTTCATGACAATACTGAGGGAGAGAAGGAAATTACCAGGGCGTTGTCAGGAATACGTCATAGCTTGACCCGAAATTATTTGGCGAGCAGCGTTAATGGTAAGCTGGTTTCAGAATCTATCCCTGAAATTCAAAATAACAATAACAACAACTATAATTCGAAGAATATTTATCCGGGAACGTTTCTGAACCCAAAAAATTCAGATAATGGTGCCAAGAGAATGGAGATTGAGAAGGATAATTCAACATCGCTTTCACCTACTACCTTATAG